One part of the Arabidopsis thaliana chromosome 1 sequence genome encodes these proteins:
- the TPS8 gene encoding trehalose-6-phosphatase synthase S8: MVSRSCANFLDLSSWDLLDFPQTPRTLPRVMTVPGIITDVDGDTTSEVTSTSGGSRERKIIVANMLPLQSKRDAETGKWCFNWDEDSLQLQLRDGFSSETEFLYVGSLNVDIETNEQEEVSQKLLEEFNCVATFLSQELQEMFYLGFCKHQLWPLFHYMLPMFPDHGDRFDRRLWQAYVSANKIFSDRVMEVINPEDDYVWIQDYHLMVLPTFLRKRFNRIKLGFFLHSPFPSSEIYRTLPVRDEILRGLDYFGRTVYIKILPVGVHMGRLESVLSLDSTAAKTKEIQEQFKGKKLVLGIDDMDIFKGISLKLIAMEHLFETYWHLKGKVVLVQIVNPARSSGKDVEEAKRETYETARRINERYGTSDYKPIVLIDRLVPRSEKTAYYAAADCCLVNAVRDGMNLVPYKYIVCRQGTRSNKAVVDSSPRTSTLVVSEFIGCSPSLSGAIRVNPWDVDAVAEAVNSALKMSETEKQLRHEKHYHYISTHDVGYWAKSFMQDLERACRDHYSKRCWGIGFGLGFRVLSLSPSFRKLSVEHIVPVYRKTQRRAIFLDYDGTLVPESSIVQDPSNEVVSVLKALCEDPNNTVFIVSGRGRESLSNWLSPCENLGIAAEHGYFIRWKSKDEWETCYSPTDTEWRSMVEPVMRSYMEATDGTSIEFKESALVWHHQDADPDFGSCQAKEMLDHLESVLANEPVVVKRGQHIVEVKPQGVSKGLAAEKVIREMVERGEPPEMVMCIGDDRSDEDMFESILSTVTNPELLVQPEVFACTVGRKPSKAKYFLDDEADVLKLLRGLGDSSSSLKPSSSHTQVAFESIV; the protein is encoded by the exons ATGGTGTCAAGATCTTGTGCTAATTTTCTAGACTTATCATCTTGGGACCTTTTAGATTTTCCTCAAACTCCACGAACTCTTCCACGCGTCATGACTGTTCCGGGAATCATCACCGACGTAGACGGTGATACAACCTCCGAAGTAACTTCTACCTCCGGTGGTTCACGTGAGAGGAAGATCATTGTAGCTAACATGTTACCACTCCAATCTAAAAGAGATGCAGAAACTGGTAAATGGTGTTTTAACTGGGACGAAGACTCTCTCCAGTTACAACTTAGAGATGGGTTCTCTTCAGAAACAGAGTTTCTCTACGTTGGATCACTTAACGTAGACATCGAAACTAacgaacaagaagaagtttcaCAGAAGCTTTTAGAGGAATTTAACTGCGTTGCAACGTTTTTGTCTCAAGAGTTGCAAGAAATGTTCTATCTTGGTTTCTGTAAACATCAGTTATGGCCACTCTTTCATTACATGCTTCCAATGTTTCCTGATCATGGTGATCGTTTTGATCGACGTCTATGGCAAGCTTATGTATCAGCCAACAAGATATTTTCAGATAGAGTTATGGAAGTTATCAACCCTGAGGATGATTACGTTTGGATTCAAGATTATCATCTTATGGTTCTTCCTACTTTCTTGAGGAAACGTTTTAATAGGATCAAACTCGGTTTCTTCCTTCATAGTCCGTTTCCTTCTTCAGAGATTTACCGCACATTGCCTGTTCGTGACGAGATTTTGAGAG GTCTTGATTACTTTGGTAGGACTGTGTATATCAAAATACTTCCTGTTGGTGTTCATATGGGTAGATTGGAGTCTGTTTTGAGTCTTGATTCTACTGCGGCGAAGACGAAAGAGATTCAAGAACAGTTTAAAGGGAAGAAGCTTGTTCTTGGTATCGATGAtatggatatatttaaaggGATAAGCTTAAAGCTTATAGCAATGGAACATCTCTTTGAGACTTATTGGCATTTGAAAGGGAAAGTTGTTCTTGTTCAGATAGTGAACCCTGCAAGATCTTCTGgtaaagatgttgaagaagcgAAGAGGGAGACGTATGAGACTGCGAGGAGGATCAATGAGCGTTACGGTACTTCTGACTATAAGCCGATAGTTTTGATCGATCGTCTTGTTCCACGTTCTGAGAAAACCGCGTATTATGCTGCAGCAGATTGTTGCTTAGTGAATGCAGTGAGAGATGGTATGAACTTAGTTCCTTATAAGTATATCGTCTGCAGGCAGGGGACTCGAAGTAATAAGGCCGTTGTGGATTCATCGCCTCGCACAAGCACTCTTGTCGTGTCTGAGTTTATTGGATGCTCACCTTCTTTGAGTGGTGCCATTAGGGTGAATCCATGGGATGTGGATGCTGTTGCTGAAGCGGTAAACTCGGCTCTTAAAATGAGTGAGACTGAGAAGCAACTACGGCATGAGAAACATTATCATTATATTAGCACTCATGATGTTGGTTATTGGGCAAAGAGCTTTATGCAGGATCTTGAGAGAGCGTGCCGAGATCATTATAGTAAACGTTGTTGGGggattggttttggtttggggTTCAGAGTTTTGTCACTCTCTCCAAGTTTTAGGAAGCTATCTGTGGAACACATTGTTCCAGTTTATAGAAAAACACAGAGAAGAGCTATATTTCTTGATTATGATGGTACTCTTGTTCCTGAAAGCTCCATTGTTCAAGATCCAAGCAACGAGGTTGTCTCTGTTCTGAAAGCTCTCTGTGAAGATCCGAATAACACGGTGTTTATTGTTAGTGGAAGAGGTAGAGAGTCTCTGAGCAATTGGCTATCTCCTTGTGAAAATCTTGGAATAGCAGCTGAACATGGATACTTCATTAG ATGGAAGAGCAAAGATGAGTGGGAGACTTGTTATTCGCCTACGGATACAGAGTGGAGGTCAATGGTGGAACCGGTTATGAGATCGTATATGGAGGCAACAGATGGGACGAGTATAGAGTTTAAAGAAAGTGCTTTGGTGTGGCACCATCAAGACGCAGATCCTGACTTTGGATCATGTCAAGCTAAGGAGATGCTTGATCATCTAGAGAGTGTTCTCGCCAATGAGCCTGTGGTTGTCAAGAGAGGTCAACACATCGTTGAAGTCAAACCACAA GGTGTAAGCAAAGGTCTAGCTGCGGAGAAAGTAATCCGAGAAATGGTAGAACGCGGGGAGCCACCGGAAATGGTGATGTGCATAGGAGACGATAGATCAGACGAAGACATGTTTGAGAGCATATTAAGCACAGTGACAAATCCGGAACTTCTTGTGCAGCCAGAGGTTTTTGCATGCACGGTTGGAAGAAAACCAAGCAAAGCTAAATACTTCTTGGACGATGAAGCCGACGTGCTTAAGCTCCTAAGAGGTCTTGGAGACTCATCATCGAGCTTAAAACCTAGTTCTTCTCACACACAAGTTGCATTTGAAAGCATCGTTTAA
- a CDS encoding transcription factor (unknown protein; BEST Arabidopsis thaliana protein match is: unknown protein (TAIR:AT1G23965.1); Has 20 Blast hits to 20 proteins in 7 species: Archae - 0; Bacteria - 0; Metazoa - 0; Fungi - 0; Plants - 20; Viruses - 0; Other Eukaryotes - 0 (source: NCBI BLink).) encodes MEESKKYKSMVKQTMNKKKKNNNKKGHGSGSRSGLLQMKVRRLQILIPGGQTCNHPDLLLSKTVDYIVHLKLKLRFLKAISEMYSL; translated from the coding sequence ATGGAGGAGTCgaagaaatacaaaagtaTGGTGAAGCAGACgatgaataagaagaagaaaaacaacaacaagaagggTCACGGATCTGGATCACGATCCGGGTTACTCCAAATGAAGGTGAGGAGGCTCCAAATACTGATACCGGGCGGGCAGACATGCAACCACCCGGATCTGCTTTTATCAAAGACCGTTGATTATATTGTGCATTTGAAGTTGAAGCTTAGGTTCCTTAAAGCAATCTCCGAAATGTACTCTCTTTGA
- the TPS8 gene encoding trehalose-6-phosphatase synthase S8 (trehalose-6-phosphatase synthase S8 (TPS8); FUNCTIONS IN: transferase activity, transferring glycosyl groups; INVOLVED IN: trehalose biosynthetic process, metabolic process; EXPRESSED IN: 26 plant structures; EXPRESSED DURING: 13 growth stages; CONTAINS InterPro DOMAIN/s: HAD-superfamily hydrolase, subfamily IIB (InterPro:IPR006379), Glycosyl transferase, family 20 (InterPro:IPR001830), Trehalose-phosphatase (InterPro:IPR003337); BEST Arabidopsis thaliana protein match is: trehalose-phosphatase/synthase 9 (TAIR:AT1G23870.1); Has 4767 Blast hits to 4700 proteins in 1027 species: Archae - 58; Bacteria - 2753; Metazoa - 215; Fungi - 657; Plants - 620; Viruses - 0; Other Eukaryotes - 464 (source: NCBI BLink).) has translation MVSRSCANFLDLSSWDLLDFPQTPRTLPRVMTVPGIITDVDGDTTSEVTSTSGGSRERKIIVANMLPLQSKRDAETGKWCFNWDEDSLQLQLRDGFSSETEFLYVGSLNVDIETNEQEEVSQKLLEEFNCVATFLSQELQEMFYLGFCKHQLWPLFHYMLPMFPDHGDRFDRRLWQAYVSANKIFSDRVMEVINPEDDYVWIQDYHLMVLPTFLRKRFNRIKLGFFLHSPFPSSEIYRTLPVRDEILRGLLNCDLIGFHTFDYARHFLSCCSRMLGLDYESKRGHIGLDYFGRTVYIKILPVGVHMGRLESVLSLDSTAAKTKEIQEQFKGKKLVLGIDDMDIFKGISLKLIAMEHLFETYWHLKGKVVLVQIVNPARSSGKDVEEAKRETYETARRINERYGTSDYKPIVLIDRLVPRSEKTAYYAAADCCLVNAVRDGMNLVPYKYIVCRQGTRSNKAVVDSSPRTSTLVVSEFIGCSPSLSGAIRVNPWDVDAVAEAVNSALKMSETEKQLRHEKHYHYISTHDVGYWAKSFMQDLERACRDHYSKRCWGIGFGLGFRVLSLSPSFRKLSVEHIVPVYRKTQRRAIFLDYDGTLVPESSIVQDPSNEVVSVLKALCEDPNNTVFIVSGRGRESLSNWLSPCENLGIAAEHGYFIRWKSKDEWETCYSPTDTEWRSMVEPVMRSYMEATDGTSIEFKESALVWHHQDADPDFGSCQAKEMLDHLESVLANEPVVVKRGQHIVEVKPQGVSKGLAAEKVIREMVERGEPPEMVMCIGDDRSDEDMFESILSTVTNPELLVQPEVFACTVGRKPSKAKYFLDDEADVLKLLRGLGDSSSSLKPSSSHTQVAFESIV, from the exons ATGGTGTCAAGATCTTGTGCTAATTTTCTAGACTTATCATCTTGGGACCTTTTAGATTTTCCTCAAACTCCACGAACTCTTCCACGCGTCATGACTGTTCCGGGAATCATCACCGACGTAGACGGTGATACAACCTCCGAAGTAACTTCTACCTCCGGTGGTTCACGTGAGAGGAAGATCATTGTAGCTAACATGTTACCACTCCAATCTAAAAGAGATGCAGAAACTGGTAAATGGTGTTTTAACTGGGACGAAGACTCTCTCCAGTTACAACTTAGAGATGGGTTCTCTTCAGAAACAGAGTTTCTCTACGTTGGATCACTTAACGTAGACATCGAAACTAacgaacaagaagaagtttcaCAGAAGCTTTTAGAGGAATTTAACTGCGTTGCAACGTTTTTGTCTCAAGAGTTGCAAGAAATGTTCTATCTTGGTTTCTGTAAACATCAGTTATGGCCACTCTTTCATTACATGCTTCCAATGTTTCCTGATCATGGTGATCGTTTTGATCGACGTCTATGGCAAGCTTATGTATCAGCCAACAAGATATTTTCAGATAGAGTTATGGAAGTTATCAACCCTGAGGATGATTACGTTTGGATTCAAGATTATCATCTTATGGTTCTTCCTACTTTCTTGAGGAAACGTTTTAATAGGATCAAACTCGGTTTCTTCCTTCATAGTCCGTTTCCTTCTTCAGAGATTTACCGCACATTGCCTGTTCGTGACGAGATTTTGAGAGGTTTGTTGAATTGTGATCTCATTGGTTTCCATACGTTTGATTACGCGAGGCATTTCTTGTCTTGTTGTAGTAGAATGCTTGGTCTTGATTACGAGTCTAAGCGCGGTCACATAGGTCTTGATTACTTTGGTAGGACTGTGTATATCAAAATACTTCCTGTTGGTGTTCATATGGGTAGATTGGAGTCTGTTTTGAGTCTTGATTCTACTGCGGCGAAGACGAAAGAGATTCAAGAACAGTTTAAAGGGAAGAAGCTTGTTCTTGGTATCGATGAtatggatatatttaaaggGATAAGCTTAAAGCTTATAGCAATGGAACATCTCTTTGAGACTTATTGGCATTTGAAAGGGAAAGTTGTTCTTGTTCAGATAGTGAACCCTGCAAGATCTTCTGgtaaagatgttgaagaagcgAAGAGGGAGACGTATGAGACTGCGAGGAGGATCAATGAGCGTTACGGTACTTCTGACTATAAGCCGATAGTTTTGATCGATCGTCTTGTTCCACGTTCTGAGAAAACCGCGTATTATGCTGCAGCAGATTGTTGCTTAGTGAATGCAGTGAGAGATGGTATGAACTTAGTTCCTTATAAGTATATCGTCTGCAGGCAGGGGACTCGAAGTAATAAGGCCGTTGTGGATTCATCGCCTCGCACAAGCACTCTTGTCGTGTCTGAGTTTATTGGATGCTCACCTTCTTTGAGTGGTGCCATTAGGGTGAATCCATGGGATGTGGATGCTGTTGCTGAAGCGGTAAACTCGGCTCTTAAAATGAGTGAGACTGAGAAGCAACTACGGCATGAGAAACATTATCATTATATTAGCACTCATGATGTTGGTTATTGGGCAAAGAGCTTTATGCAGGATCTTGAGAGAGCGTGCCGAGATCATTATAGTAAACGTTGTTGGGggattggttttggtttggggTTCAGAGTTTTGTCACTCTCTCCAAGTTTTAGGAAGCTATCTGTGGAACACATTGTTCCAGTTTATAGAAAAACACAGAGAAGAGCTATATTTCTTGATTATGATGGTACTCTTGTTCCTGAAAGCTCCATTGTTCAAGATCCAAGCAACGAGGTTGTCTCTGTTCTGAAAGCTCTCTGTGAAGATCCGAATAACACGGTGTTTATTGTTAGTGGAAGAGGTAGAGAGTCTCTGAGCAATTGGCTATCTCCTTGTGAAAATCTTGGAATAGCAGCTGAACATGGATACTTCATTAG ATGGAAGAGCAAAGATGAGTGGGAGACTTGTTATTCGCCTACGGATACAGAGTGGAGGTCAATGGTGGAACCGGTTATGAGATCGTATATGGAGGCAACAGATGGGACGAGTATAGAGTTTAAAGAAAGTGCTTTGGTGTGGCACCATCAAGACGCAGATCCTGACTTTGGATCATGTCAAGCTAAGGAGATGCTTGATCATCTAGAGAGTGTTCTCGCCAATGAGCCTGTGGTTGTCAAGAGAGGTCAACACATCGTTGAAGTCAAACCACAA GGTGTAAGCAAAGGTCTAGCTGCGGAGAAAGTAATCCGAGAAATGGTAGAACGCGGGGAGCCACCGGAAATGGTGATGTGCATAGGAGACGATAGATCAGACGAAGACATGTTTGAGAGCATATTAAGCACAGTGACAAATCCGGAACTTCTTGTGCAGCCAGAGGTTTTTGCATGCACGGTTGGAAGAAAACCAAGCAAAGCTAAATACTTCTTGGACGATGAAGCCGACGTGCTTAAGCTCCTAAGAGGTCTTGGAGACTCATCATCGAGCTTAAAACCTAGTTCTTCTCACACACAAGTTGCATTTGAAAGCATCGTTTAA
- a CDS encoding transcription factor translates to MDHPHVRLHHNSKVLSLNKKAMEESKKYKSMVKQTMNKKKKNNNKKGHGSGSRSGLLQMKVRRLQILIPGGQTCNHPDLLLSKTVDYIVHLKLKLRFLKAISEMYSL, encoded by the coding sequence ATGGACCACCCGCACGTTCGTTTGCATCACAACTCTAAAGTGTTGTCACTCAACAAAAAGGCAATGGAGGAGTCgaagaaatacaaaagtaTGGTGAAGCAGACgatgaataagaagaagaaaaacaacaacaagaagggTCACGGATCTGGATCACGATCCGGGTTACTCCAAATGAAGGTGAGGAGGCTCCAAATACTGATACCGGGCGGGCAGACATGCAACCACCCGGATCTGCTTTTATCAAAGACCGTTGATTATATTGTGCATTTGAAGTTGAAGCTTAGGTTCCTTAAAGCAATCTCCGAAATGTACTCTCTTTGA
- a CDS encoding NHL domain-containing protein (NHL domain-containing protein; FUNCTIONS IN: molecular_function unknown; INVOLVED IN: biological_process unknown; LOCATED IN: endomembrane system; EXPRESSED IN: 22 plant structures; EXPRESSED DURING: 13 growth stages; CONTAINS InterPro DOMAIN/s: NHL repeat (InterPro:IPR001258), Six-bladed beta-propeller, TolB-like (InterPro:IPR011042); BEST Arabidopsis thaliana protein match is: NHL domain-containing protein (TAIR:AT1G23880.1); Has 7202 Blast hits to 4120 proteins in 426 species: Archae - 63; Bacteria - 1459; Metazoa - 1476; Fungi - 468; Plants - 264; Viruses - 2; Other Eukaryotes - 3470 (source: NCBI BLink).), with amino-acid sequence MGRDFLVLSILILLLSGIVSSAPSANSPAKILNGFISNHGSSLMKWLWSLKTTTKTTIATRSMVKFENGYSVETVFDGSKLGIEPYSIEVLPNGELLILDSENSNIYKISSSLSLYSRPRLVTGSPEGYPGHVDGRLRDAKLNHPKGLTVDDRGNIYVADTVNNAIRKISEGGVTTIAGGKTVRNGGHVDGPSEDAKFSNDFDVVYVGSSCSLLVIDRGNKAIREIQLHFDDCAYQYGSGFPLGIAVLVAAGFFGYMLALLQRRVGSIVSSHNDQEMFEADPDQKPMKHSRPSLIPAGDEQLEKQEETFVVSLGKLVSNAWESVMEILRKKQTGTSFQQYHGTTKQSAAFSTSTPWPIQESFVIRDEDGPPPVEPRNPTPRKTYAFMSKDAEKMQQLRQSRAFYSSWDAEFPNQQQQQQKQHQKHQHQQQQQQQHRRHYSSIPHTYYEQDSEKSNEIVFGAVQEQSSKRVAKPKPKPIESGDQMNNNTQQNLHYRSHSVSYPYGYYPNT; translated from the exons ATGGGTAGAGATTTTCTAGTTCTAAGTATTCTCATTCTACTTCTCTCTGGGATTGTATCTTCAGCTCCTTCAGCTAATTCTCCTGCAA AGATTCTTAATGGGTTTATCTCAAATCATGGCTCTTCACTAATGAAATGGTTATGGTCACTCaaaaccacaaccaaaacAA CTATTGCAACGAGATCGATGGTGAAATTCGAAAATGGGTATAGTGTAGAGACTGTGTTTGATGGAAGTAAACTTGGTATTGAACCGTATTCTATTGAAGTCTTACCAAACGGAGAGTtacttattcttgattctgaGAACAGTAACATCTACAAGatctcatcttctctttcattaT ATAGCAGGCCAAGACTGGTTACTGGCTCCCCTGAAGGATATCCAGGTCATGTTGACGGGAGATTACGTGATGCGAAGCTGAACCATCCTAAGGGGCTTACGGTTGATGACAGAGGAAATATATATGTGGCTGATACTGTGAATAATGCTATCCGGAAGATAAGTGAAGGAG GAGTTACAACTATTGCCGGGGGCAAAACGGTTCGAAATGGAGGGCATGTGGATGGACCAAGTGAAGATGCAAAgttttcaaatgattttgatgttgtttaTGTTGGAAGTAGTTGTTCTCTGCTTGTTATTGACCGTGGAAACAAAGCTATCAGAGAGATTCAACTCCATTTCGATGACTGTGCTTATCAGTATGGAAGCGGGTTTCCTCTTG GGATTGCTGTTCTTGTTGCTGCAGGTTTCTTTGGTTATATGCTAGCTCTGTTGCAACGAAGAGTCGGCTCTATCGTGTCTTCTCATAAT GATCAAGAAATGTTCGAAGCTGATCCTGATCAAAAGCCTATGAAACATTCCAGACCATCTCTGATTCCGGCTGGAGACGAGCAGCTAGAGAAACAAGAGGAAACATTTGTGGTATCGCTGGGAAAACTCGTTTCAAATGCTTGGGAGTCAGTTATGGAGATCCTTAGAAAAAAGCAGACAGGCACCAGCTTTCAGCAGTACCATGGGACAACAAAGCAGTCTGCTGCATTTAGCACATCAACTCCATGGCCAATTCAAGAGAGCTTTGTGATTCGAGACGAAGACGGACCTCCTCCTGTTGAGCCCAGGAACCCAACTCCAAGAAAGACTTATGCTTTTATGTCCAAAGATGCAGAGAAAATGCAGCAGCTACGTCAGAGCCGCGCATTCTACAGTAGCTGGGACGCTGAGTTCCCCAACcagcagcaacagcagcaAAAGCAGCACCAGAAGCATCAGCATCAgcaacaacagcagcagcagcatcGAAGGCATTACTCATCGATCCCGCATACTTATTATGAGCAGGACAGTGAAAAGTCTAATGAGATAGTCTTTGGAGCGGTCCAAGAACAGAGCAGCAAGCGTGTGGCTAAGCCTAAGCCGAAGCCTATAGAGTCTGGAGATCAAATGAATAATAATACTCAACAGAATCTTCACTACAGATCTCATTCTGTTAGTTACCCATATGGATACTATCCTAATACATGA
- a CDS encoding NHL domain-containing protein (NHL domain-containing protein; CONTAINS InterPro DOMAIN/s: NHL repeat (InterPro:IPR001258), Six-bladed beta-propeller, TolB-like (InterPro:IPR011042); BEST Arabidopsis thaliana protein match is: NHL domain-containing protein (TAIR:AT1G23880.1); Has 7288 Blast hits to 4121 proteins in 430 species: Archae - 61; Bacteria - 1521; Metazoa - 1473; Fungi - 465; Plants - 266; Viruses - 2; Other Eukaryotes - 3500 (source: NCBI BLink).), giving the protein MVKFENGYSVETVFDGSKLGIEPYSIEVLPNGELLILDSENSNIYKISSSLSLYSRPRLVTGSPEGYPGHVDGRLRDAKLNHPKGLTVDDRGNIYVADTVNNAIRKISEGGVTTIAGGKTVRNGGHVDGPSEDAKFSNDFDVVYVGSSCSLLVIDRGNKAIREIQLHFDDCAYQYGSGFPLGIAVLVAAGFFGYMLALLQRRVGSIVSSHNDQEMFEADPDQKPMKHSRPSLIPAGDEQLEKQEETFVVSLGKLVSNAWESVMEILRKKQTGTSFQQYHGTTKQSAAFSTSTPWPIQESFVIRDEDGPPPVEPRNPTPRKTYAFMSKDAEKMQQLRQSRAFYSSWDAEFPNQQQQQQKQHQKHQHQQQQQQQHRRHYSSIPHTYYEQDSEKSNEIVFGAVQEQSSKRVAKPKPKPIESGDQMNNNTQQNLHYRSHSVSYPYGYYPNT; this is encoded by the exons ATGGTGAAATTCGAAAATGGGTATAGTGTAGAGACTGTGTTTGATGGAAGTAAACTTGGTATTGAACCGTATTCTATTGAAGTCTTACCAAACGGAGAGTtacttattcttgattctgaGAACAGTAACATCTACAAGatctcatcttctctttcattaT ATAGCAGGCCAAGACTGGTTACTGGCTCCCCTGAAGGATATCCAGGTCATGTTGACGGGAGATTACGTGATGCGAAGCTGAACCATCCTAAGGGGCTTACGGTTGATGACAGAGGAAATATATATGTGGCTGATACTGTGAATAATGCTATCCGGAAGATAAGTGAAGGAG GAGTTACAACTATTGCCGGGGGCAAAACGGTTCGAAATGGAGGGCATGTGGATGGACCAAGTGAAGATGCAAAgttttcaaatgattttgatgttgtttaTGTTGGAAGTAGTTGTTCTCTGCTTGTTATTGACCGTGGAAACAAAGCTATCAGAGAGATTCAACTCCATTTCGATGACTGTGCTTATCAGTATGGAAGCGGGTTTCCTCTTG GGATTGCTGTTCTTGTTGCTGCAGGTTTCTTTGGTTATATGCTAGCTCTGTTGCAACGAAGAGTCGGCTCTATCGTGTCTTCTCATAAT GATCAAGAAATGTTCGAAGCTGATCCTGATCAAAAGCCTATGAAACATTCCAGACCATCTCTGATTCCGGCTGGAGACGAGCAGCTAGAGAAACAAGAGGAAACATTTGTGGTATCGCTGGGAAAACTCGTTTCAAATGCTTGGGAGTCAGTTATGGAGATCCTTAGAAAAAAGCAGACAGGCACCAGCTTTCAGCAGTACCATGGGACAACAAAGCAGTCTGCTGCATTTAGCACATCAACTCCATGGCCAATTCAAGAGAGCTTTGTGATTCGAGACGAAGACGGACCTCCTCCTGTTGAGCCCAGGAACCCAACTCCAAGAAAGACTTATGCTTTTATGTCCAAAGATGCAGAGAAAATGCAGCAGCTACGTCAGAGCCGCGCATTCTACAGTAGCTGGGACGCTGAGTTCCCCAACcagcagcaacagcagcaAAAGCAGCACCAGAAGCATCAGCATCAgcaacaacagcagcagcagcatcGAAGGCATTACTCATCGATCCCGCATACTTATTATGAGCAGGACAGTGAAAAGTCTAATGAGATAGTCTTTGGAGCGGTCCAAGAACAGAGCAGCAAGCGTGTGGCTAAGCCTAAGCCGAAGCCTATAGAGTCTGGAGATCAAATGAATAATAATACTCAACAGAATCTTCACTACAGATCTCATTCTGTTAGTTACCCATATGGATACTATCCTAATACATGA